TGCGCTGCTAATTATTCTTTCGAAGAGAAGGTTAATCAAGCGGTTTATATTTCTATAGATATAAATAAATTTAAATTAAGCATCAAGTCTTTGAAAGACAAGATGAAATTCATTGATGAAATTGTTGTTTTAACTAAAAAAGAGTATGTAAGCGATTTTGAAGCTGAAATTTCCAATCTAGGTTTCTCACCACATGTTTTTTGTGACGAAGATATTCTTGCCGATATTGGTCTTAGTATATTAGATCACCAAGAAAGAAATACGTTATTGAGGAAAGAGCTTTATAAGCAAGTAGTTATAAAAGATAACTTCATTGCATCTGATGATGATTATATCGCACTTAATTACATAAATGAGGAATACTTCAGAAATAATAGCGTTCATAACTGCTATTATTATTATAATTCGCTAGAATCTTGGCTTGGTAGCTACCCAAGTCGAAGTAGTTATGACCGCGGTCTTTTAAAAACAGCTCAGTTACTTAAATCCTATGGCTTTAATACGAAGGCTTTTTCATCACACATGCCGCAAATAATAAATAAGAAACTAGTGAACGAGATTTACGGTAAATATTTGGCTAGTGATAAAAATAAAGGGGTAGATGAATGGAGTGTTTATTTTAATATTGCTACGTTCTATTTCCCTAATAATTTTTCCATTAAAGAGTATAGATGTTTTTCTTGGCCAGGCAATCCATCTGACTGGCCTTGTGATGTCATTCCAGTAGAGTTTGATTTTCAAAACTATTATGACTCATTAGATAATGGATTTAATGAAATCGTAGATGACCCTGATAGAATTCTTGAATATAAAAAGGGTCTAGAACAAGTTAAAATGACTGAAGTGGAAAAAATGAATGAGAAAGTGAGGCCGATTTGTTTACTCATAGATGTAAATGAATTTTCATTCATGCAACCATCATTTGAACTTATCTCCGGTCCCATTCATCTTCGTCGCATTATTGTACTCAATAAGTCAAGTGAACATTTTGATATAGAAATGCAGATAATTGACTCTGGTTCAGTGAAAATTAGAGAAGAGTATTTTAATACTAGAAATAGTAGTTGGATTCCTCTATTCCCACCAAATGAACCGGGTGTATATTTTATGGAGTGTAAATTGCTCCAATCTGGTAAAGTGATAAGTACAGCTAATGTTGAGTTAAGTGTCGCATCTAATTAGAAATTAAAGGATATACACATGAAAGCGGTAGTAACTGGTATTACAGGTCAAGATGGCGCATATCTCGCTGAGTTATTACTTGAGAAGGGCTATGAAGTTTATGGTACCTATCGTCGTACAAGTTCTGTTAATTTTTGGCGGATTGAAGAGCTAGGTATTGATAAACACCCGAATTTGCACTTAGTTGAGTATGATCTTACCGATCTGTCTGCCAGTATTCGCTTGTTGCAGACAACGCAAGCTACTGAAGTTTATAATCTTGCAGCGCAGAGTTTTGTTGGTGTCTCCTTTGACCAACCAGCAACAACAGCGGAAATAACCGGTATTGGTCCACTGAATTTGTTAGAAGCTATTCGTATTGTTAATACCAAAATTCGCTTTTACCAAGCTTCTACTTCTGAAATGTTTGGAAAAGTTCAGGCAATACCGCAAGTCGAAGAAACTCCATTTTACCCTCGTAGCCCTTATGGTGTCGCGAAACTTTATGCTCACTGGATGACGATTAATTATCGTGAGAGTTACGGTATTTTTGGCTGCAGCGGCATTCTTTTTAACCATGAATCACCTTTACGTGGGCGCGAGTTTGTTACGCGTAAGATTACGGATTCAGTCGCCAAAATTAAGTTAGGCAAGCTAGATATTCTAGAGTTAGGGAATATGGATGCTAAGCGTGACTGGGGTTTTGCCAAAGAATATGTAGAAGGTATGTGGCGTATGCTGCAAGCAGATACTCCTGACACCTTTGTTTTGGCAACTAATCGTACTGAAACTGTGCGTGACTTTGTTTCTATGGCATTCAAGGCTGCAGGTTTCAATTTACGCTTTGAAGGAAAGGATGAAAATGAAATTGGGATTGATACTGCAACTGGGAAGACATTAGTTAAAGTTAATCCTAAGTTCTACCGACCCGCTGAAGTTGAATTGCTAATCGGTAATCCGCAAAAAGCCAAAGATGTTCTGGGTTGGGAGCCTAAAACAAGTTTAGAGGAACTCTGCCAGATGATGGTTGAAGAAGACCTTCGTCGTAACCAACAAGGTTTTTCATTCTGATGAATTTAAATGGCAAACGTGCCCTGATTACCGGTATTCAAGGGTTCACGGGCCATTACATGGCAGCGGAATTATCCGCTGCCGGTTACCGGGTGTTTGGATTAGGATCACAACCATCTGTTGAACCTGATTATTTCCAAGTCGATTTACTTGATGCGGAAAAGCTCAGCGTAATTGTTGAGCAAGTCAAACCTCATCTTGTTGTTCATCTTGCTGCTATCGCTTTTATTGGTCATGGTAATCCGGCGGCTTTTTATGATGTAAATGTTGTGGGAACTAGGAATTTATTGGCTGCTCTGAGTACTGTTGCCAATAATATCGAAGCAGTATTACTTGCTAGTAGTGCGAATGTTTATGGTAATACACAAGAAGGTGTATTGAGCGAGACATCAGCGGTAAATCCAGCCAATGATTATGCGGTGAGTAAATTAGCTATGGAATATATGGCTAACTTATGGTCAGAAAAATTACCGATTATTATCGCTAGGCCTTTTAATTATACGGGTGTTGGACAATCAGCAAATTTCTTACTGCCTAAAATTGTTGCTCATTTTAGACGAAAAGCGAGTGAAATAGAGTTAGGTAATCTAGATGTATGGCGTGATTTTACAGACGTTAGGGCACTTGTTAAAGCTTACCTAGGTCTATTAATAGCCAGACCTATCGGTGAGACAGTGAATGTTTGTTCTGGTAGTGCCTACTCGTTACGTGAAATCATTGGGTTGTGCGAGAAGATAACGCTGCATAATATCTCAATTCGTGTGAATCCAGATTTTGTTCGCGCCAATGAAGTAAAAATACTGTGTGGAAATGCGGGAAAATTACACAGTATTGTGAAGGATTGGAAAACCCCCCCTTTGGAGCAAACGCTTCGTTGGATGTTGGAAGACAAGTAATGCGAGTCATTTTTGGCACTGATGCTATTAAGCACCCATTAACGGGTATTGGTCGCTATACATTTGAATTAGCAAAAGAATTACAAAAAAGCCACGAGCTATCAGAACTTTTATTTTTGCAAGGGAGAAGAGTATTTCAAGTACTCCCTACTCTCAGTCCTAGTCACAGTATCAGTAATGCCGTCGGGATCAGGAACATAGCTAAAAGTAGCAAGGTTTTAAGTGAGCTTTACAGATTTACGGCCCCATGGCTTAAAAAATTGGCGCTCAATAAATATAGTGATTTTATTTATCATAGTCCTAATTTCTACTTGCCCCCGAAGGTCAATAAAGCTGTTGCAACCTTTCACGACCTTTCAATATTCACATGGCCCCAATGTCACCCGAAGGACCGTGTACGATATATGAGAAAGGAGCTGTTGTTAACTTTAAAACGTGCAAATATTTTAATCACTGACTCAGAATTTACCCGTAAAGAACTGGCTGAGTATTTTGATTATCCTATCGATAAAATTGTATCCGCACCTTTAGCCAGCAGTGGTGATTTCTATCCAAGGGACTATACTAACTTGCAGAGCTTAATGGCTGGGTTAGGACTGACCGCTGGGCAATATACTTTATTTACCGGTACTATCGAACCAAGAAAAAATATTGCAACTCTACTGGATGCTTATGAGCGATTGCCTATTGAGCTTCGTTCTCAATTTCCGTTAGTTGTTTGCGGTTTTCCTGGATGGAGTAGTCAAGATTTACATAGACGCTTTGAGCTCGCTGCGCAGCAAGGTTGGTTGTTATATCTTGGCTATTTGAATTCAGATGACTTGCCTTTACTTTTCGCGGGTGCAAGGACATTTTTGTTCCCATCGCTTTATGAAGGTTTTGGTTTGCCTGTGCTTGAAGCAATGGCATCTGGTGTACCAGTTGTCTGTTCTAATGCTGCCTCATTGCCTGAAGTCTTGGGCGATGCTGGCTTGATGTGTGATGCAATGGATGTGGAAGGGCTAACAACTGCTATTATTAGTAGCCTTGT
The window above is part of the Yersinia massiliensis genome. Proteins encoded here:
- the gmd gene encoding GDP-mannose 4,6-dehydratase, producing the protein MKAVVTGITGQDGAYLAELLLEKGYEVYGTYRRTSSVNFWRIEELGIDKHPNLHLVEYDLTDLSASIRLLQTTQATEVYNLAAQSFVGVSFDQPATTAEITGIGPLNLLEAIRIVNTKIRFYQASTSEMFGKVQAIPQVEETPFYPRSPYGVAKLYAHWMTINYRESYGIFGCSGILFNHESPLRGREFVTRKITDSVAKIKLGKLDILELGNMDAKRDWGFAKEYVEGMWRMLQADTPDTFVLATNRTETVRDFVSMAFKAAGFNLRFEGKDENEIGIDTATGKTLVKVNPKFYRPAEVELLIGNPQKAKDVLGWEPKTSLEELCQMMVEEDLRRNQQGFSF
- a CDS encoding glycosyltransferase family 4 protein gives rise to the protein MRVIFGTDAIKHPLTGIGRYTFELAKELQKSHELSELLFLQGRRVFQVLPTLSPSHSISNAVGIRNIAKSSKVLSELYRFTAPWLKKLALNKYSDFIYHSPNFYLPPKVNKAVATFHDLSIFTWPQCHPKDRVRYMRKELLLTLKRANILITDSEFTRKELAEYFDYPIDKIVSAPLASSGDFYPRDYTNLQSLMAGLGLTAGQYTLFTGTIEPRKNIATLLDAYERLPIELRSQFPLVVCGFPGWSSQDLHRRFELAAQQGWLLYLGYLNSDDLPLLFAGARTFLFPSLYEGFGLPVLEAMASGVPVVCSNAASLPEVLGDAGLMCDAMDVEGLTTAIISSLVDDDWRVKSIAKGLIKAETFSWSRCAQDTIRAYKQV
- a CDS encoding GDP-mannose 4,6-dehydratase — translated: MNLNGKRALITGIQGFTGHYMAAELSAAGYRVFGLGSQPSVEPDYFQVDLLDAEKLSVIVEQVKPHLVVHLAAIAFIGHGNPAAFYDVNVVGTRNLLAALSTVANNIEAVLLASSANVYGNTQEGVLSETSAVNPANDYAVSKLAMEYMANLWSEKLPIIIARPFNYTGVGQSANFLLPKIVAHFRRKASEIELGNLDVWRDFTDVRALVKAYLGLLIARPIGETVNVCSGSAYSLREIIGLCEKITLHNISIRVNPDFVRANEVKILCGNAGKLHSIVKDWKTPPLEQTLRWMLEDK
- a CDS encoding glycosyltransferase family 4 protein, with protein sequence MIYVNITSTFSSKRKTGIQRVVVTLSEFLSKNINYKFITYDNNSSEFKLISDYECISHAIYDDECKLLTLNFNELNQGDIFFDIDAAWSDGVNRKFLYEILKRKGVKIYNLHYDSVPLVNSAWSHQNTVISYIEAFYAKIAYSDYIFSISNFVKKEIDDFSRDFIGVSKDGSVIDLGPLPVHEEIDITKLSQIDKKLAHVLKNDFLLAVGTLEPRKNYPQLLSSFLKIDNGNTNLVIVGRKGWNIDEFVEELTSHPRYNKDIFWLNDASDEELAFLYKRCRAYITTSLYEGYGLPAMEALSFGAATIVSNGGALPEVVGQSAFVFDLNNNIELEKALTDVIHSDDFYSALKDKAEDFQCTSWDTVACSIISKIDELENCAANYSFEEKVNQAVYISIDINKFKLSIKSLKDKMKFIDEIVVLTKKEYVSDFEAEISNLGFSPHVFCDEDILADIGLSILDHQERNTLLRKELYKQVVIKDNFIASDDDYIALNYINEEYFRNNSVHNCYYYYNSLESWLGSYPSRSSYDRGLLKTAQLLKSYGFNTKAFSSHMPQIINKKLVNEIYGKYLASDKNKGVDEWSVYFNIATFYFPNNFSIKEYRCFSWPGNPSDWPCDVIPVEFDFQNYYDSLDNGFNEIVDDPDRILEYKKGLEQVKMTEVEKMNEKVRPICLLIDVNEFSFMQPSFELISGPIHLRRIIVLNKSSEHFDIEMQIIDSGSVKIREEYFNTRNSSWIPLFPPNEPGVYFMECKLLQSGKVISTANVELSVASN